A section of the Cuniculiplasma divulgatum genome encodes:
- a CDS encoding transcriptional regulator, which translates to MDSSTTLFGEIKNDLETVKRHIAIVQTLMNEQPVGIIKISHETGIPEHKIRYSLRVLEKEGLILPSREGAILTPEFLESKDKIIAEAQALSEEMQEIFHNLKTSLLKK; encoded by the coding sequence ATGGATTCATCCACGACCCTTTTCGGGGAAATCAAGAATGATCTGGAAACGGTGAAACGACACATTGCTATTGTGCAGACTCTTATGAATGAGCAACCCGTCGGTATTATCAAGATATCGCATGAGACAGGAATACCGGAGCACAAGATCAGATATTCATTGAGAGTGCTTGAGAAGGAGGGGCTCATACTACCGTCAAGGGAGGGGGCAATTCTCACACCCGAGTTCCTGGAAAGCAAGGACAAGATTATAGCTGAAGCCCAGGCCCTGTCCGAGGAGATGCAGGAAATCTTTCATAACCTGAAGACTTCGCTGCTTAAGAAGTAA
- a CDS encoding radical SAM protein encodes MKTMIWNIDYFCNLRCKSCNAWQGQIFFPEDLIDKHIEEMKKNKIKIVSLTGGEPTLNKSILSIIQKLKENKFITHIASNGTNPYVLRKLYPYLDGITISLDSNIPEEHNEYRGLKIFDTVTKVIKEAKGQVKILTANALVTNFNYFKVKDMVEYANNELGVPLSMCFPDQESYYFQDFHVSNEMIREAFSYAYENYDQHVFGNTRSYYKEAVDYVDKKPVSACKAGQTTYYTDYKGKVHPCFTHMETVLNKKPQWEVFDNDCNDCFTQCFREPSIPSPFEDAKLVSKIWWFNHVKTRKTVLPFTQKAPAAPS; translated from the coding sequence ATGAAGACGATGATATGGAACATTGACTACTTCTGCAACCTCCGCTGCAAAAGCTGCAATGCCTGGCAGGGCCAGATTTTCTTTCCTGAGGACCTGATTGACAAGCATATCGAGGAGATGAAGAAGAACAAGATCAAGATTGTATCACTCACCGGAGGGGAGCCGACCCTCAATAAGTCAATACTGAGCATAATCCAGAAGCTCAAGGAAAACAAGTTCATAACCCATATCGCCAGCAACGGTACCAATCCGTATGTTCTGAGGAAGCTTTACCCCTATCTGGACGGTATAACAATATCCCTTGACTCCAACATACCTGAAGAACACAACGAATACAGGGGGCTGAAGATCTTTGATACAGTCACCAAGGTCATCAAGGAGGCAAAGGGCCAGGTAAAGATCCTCACTGCCAATGCACTTGTGACCAATTTCAACTATTTCAAGGTCAAGGACATGGTGGAATACGCCAACAATGAGCTTGGAGTACCCCTGTCAATGTGCTTCCCTGATCAGGAATCATATTACTTCCAGGATTTCCACGTCTCCAACGAGATGATTCGTGAGGCTTTCTCATATGCATATGAGAACTATGATCAGCATGTGTTTGGCAACACCAGGTCCTACTACAAGGAGGCTGTGGACTACGTTGACAAGAAGCCTGTATCTGCCTGCAAGGCAGGACAGACCACGTATTACACCGATTACAAGGGGAAGGTACACCCGTGTTTCACTCATATGGAAACAGTGCTGAACAAGAAACCACAGTGGGAAGTCTTTGACAATGACTGCAATGACTGTTTCACGCAGTGCTTCAGGGAACCCTCAATACCGAGTCCATTCGAGGATGCCAAGCTGGTATCAAAGATATGGTGGTTCAACCACGTGAAAACAAGGAAAACAGTTCTTCCATTTACACAGAAAGCCCCTGCTGCACCATCCTGA
- a CDS encoding ABC transporter ATP-binding protein, which yields MSDGNGTLLYVSHLKKYFDINNGLKKTGTVKAVDDVTFSLKSGETLGVVGETGCGKTTLGRTILHLTKPTDGDVYFDLPQEIMEDVIRTEQKFHDLHLKKNRSPSEQEEYTELKQKVDKYRSRYSLTKKSQRELKDYRKKMQPVFQDPFSSLDPRKLIKDVIAEPMKLLTKYSDEEILEKEKALIEEIGLSEDHLYRFPHEFSGGQRQRIGILRAISIEPIMLVLDEPTSALDVSVQAQILNILRDIQQKRGLSYIFISHHLHVIRMMSDKVAVMYLGQIVEIADTEELFSEMLHPYTKALLSAIPLPDPTLKRERTILEGDIPSPANPPAGCYFHTRCPSAMKTCGWTPRDMGESMRRMFDQYRNPEVLNFPPIDNIELDEDNRKITVFFTTALNPSHLESIKDLIDKESNLKNGIRFKAINSVELGSDQSSVVITMIEPSIPRLKEIKPDHFVSCLLYDEPGALEEADEGATQSILQR from the coding sequence ATGAGCGACGGAAATGGCACTTTATTGTACGTATCACATCTCAAGAAATACTTTGACATCAACAACGGGCTCAAGAAAACAGGAACGGTCAAGGCAGTCGACGACGTCACATTCAGTCTGAAAAGCGGAGAAACCCTTGGAGTTGTTGGTGAAACAGGATGCGGAAAAACAACTCTGGGCAGGACAATACTCCATCTTACAAAGCCCACAGATGGCGACGTTTACTTTGATCTTCCTCAGGAAATCATGGAGGACGTAATCCGAACCGAGCAAAAGTTCCACGATCTTCATCTTAAAAAGAACAGGAGCCCTTCTGAACAGGAAGAATATACAGAACTGAAACAGAAGGTTGACAAGTATCGCTCTCGCTATTCTTTAACAAAGAAGAGCCAGAGGGAACTCAAGGATTACAGGAAAAAGATGCAGCCTGTGTTTCAGGACCCTTTCAGTTCGCTTGATCCCAGAAAGTTGATCAAGGATGTAATAGCTGAACCCATGAAATTGCTCACCAAATACTCTGACGAGGAGATACTCGAAAAGGAAAAGGCGCTGATCGAGGAAATTGGTTTAAGTGAGGATCACCTTTATCGTTTCCCCCACGAGTTCAGCGGTGGACAGAGGCAGAGGATAGGGATACTCAGGGCAATAAGTATTGAACCCATAATGCTCGTTCTTGATGAACCTACTTCGGCCCTTGACGTTTCTGTACAGGCTCAGATTCTCAATATCCTTAGGGATATACAGCAGAAGAGAGGTCTTTCTTACATATTCATTTCGCACCATCTTCATGTCATAAGGATGATGTCAGACAAAGTGGCAGTGATGTACCTTGGTCAGATAGTTGAGATTGCAGATACTGAGGAACTGTTCTCGGAAATGCTGCACCCTTACACAAAGGCGCTTTTATCTGCAATTCCATTGCCAGATCCAACACTTAAAAGGGAACGTACAATCCTGGAAGGAGATATCCCAAGTCCTGCCAATCCACCTGCGGGATGCTATTTTCATACACGGTGTCCTTCGGCGATGAAGACGTGCGGCTGGACGCCAAGGGACATGGGCGAATCAATGAGGAGAATGTTCGACCAGTACCGGAACCCTGAAGTACTGAACTTTCCACCCATTGATAATATCGAACTTGATGAAGATAATCGAAAAATCACGGTGTTCTTCACTACTGCCCTGAATCCCTCGCATCTGGAAAGCATTAAGGATCTTATTGACAAGGAAAGCAATCTGAAGAACGGCATCCGTTTCAAGGCCATCAACAGTGTAGAACTTGGAAGCGATCAGAGTTCGGTTGTAATCACAATGATAGAACCTTCTATACCCAGGTTGAAGGAGATAAAGCCAGACCATTTTGTATCGTGCCTTCTGTATGACGAACCCGGTGCCCTGGAGGAGGCTGATGAGGGAGCAACCCAGAGTATATTACAAAGATAA
- a CDS encoding GNAT family N-acetyltransferase translates to MGKSMLWKEKAETQRAGSGYVIRKADPKDARGVINCMQSVMDERIYLVSEYYLLTERGEQERIRSPDDLTLVCEKGTEIVGVLTIQRGMYRKNRHTANLGIAIKAGHRRSGLGTRLINQGIEWCRENGIRKLNLEVFSSNKNAISLYEKLGFQHEGTRKEQFIIDGEYVDDVLMTYWVEN, encoded by the coding sequence ATGGGAAAGTCCATGCTCTGGAAGGAAAAGGCTGAGACTCAGAGAGCCGGATCGGGCTATGTTATCAGGAAAGCTGATCCCAAGGATGCCAGAGGAGTCATTAACTGCATGCAGAGCGTCATGGACGAGAGGATATATCTTGTCAGTGAATACTATCTGCTCACCGAGAGGGGAGAGCAGGAGAGGATAAGGAGTCCTGATGACCTTACCCTTGTCTGCGAGAAGGGCACTGAAATTGTTGGAGTGCTCACAATACAGAGAGGAATGTACAGGAAGAACAGGCACACTGCAAACCTCGGAATTGCAATAAAAGCCGGCCACAGGAGATCGGGCCTTGGCACAAGGCTCATAAACCAGGGCATTGAATGGTGCAGGGAAAATGGAATAAGGAAGCTCAACCTGGAGGTCTTTTCAAGCAACAAGAACGCAATTTCCCTTTATGAAAAACTTGGATTCCAGCACGAGGGGACACGCAAGGAGCAGTTCATTATTGACGGCGAATATGTTGACGATGTCCTGATGACGTACTGGGTGGAAAATTAG
- a CDS encoding ABC transporter ATP-binding protein produces MESVQEKALKNEPNTKDYFVEVRNLKTQFFTSKGIVKALDGVTLGIRRGEIFGLVGESGCGKSVTASSIMDLIPDPPGKIMAGSVFIDGFNILSDLRKLSKVTIKSETNVKIKRNKRLIKRHNFILSQIRGKTVSMIFQEPSLSLNPVLSVGSQIEEAVLLHSRIEIANAILRRSQISEEDIKKFLESSSTISDPYKKRGAVRVWCRNYGVAELDERIYEAVLSNNDTTVISKEILSLINESNQKVDLVAIGQARDYYKYEEDLFKLNRDLLQAESENNREKVDTVQAKIQDLKKSVGSEFFSYKFLRRFLKRKYERPFQLAARNRAIEMLEMVNIPEPERTLDSFPHELSGGMQQRAMIAMSLATNPKMLIADEPTTALDVTTQAQILDLIKDLKNVTGSSILFITHDLAVIAEMCDRVGVMYGGNLVEEASVNDIFFNPKHPYTTGLLSSIPREFGKERRNMKLSTIPGSVPNLITPPSGCRFHPRCKFAMDVCKEKKPKLVELEAGHKVACFLYSSEVEENA; encoded by the coding sequence ATGGAGTCCGTGCAGGAAAAAGCATTAAAGAATGAGCCGAACACTAAGGATTATTTCGTTGAAGTGAGGAATCTCAAAACACAATTTTTCACGTCCAAGGGCATCGTAAAGGCCCTGGATGGTGTCACACTTGGGATCCGGAGAGGAGAAATATTCGGGCTCGTAGGCGAAAGCGGTTGTGGGAAGAGTGTTACTGCAAGTTCCATAATGGATCTCATACCTGACCCACCAGGGAAAATAATGGCGGGTAGTGTATTCATTGATGGCTTTAACATATTATCTGATCTTCGCAAACTCTCGAAAGTCACCATAAAAAGTGAGACAAACGTCAAAATTAAAAGGAATAAGCGATTGATTAAACGACATAATTTCATTCTATCGCAGATAAGAGGGAAAACCGTATCTATGATATTTCAGGAACCGTCGCTTTCACTTAATCCGGTTCTCAGCGTAGGAAGTCAGATTGAAGAGGCGGTTCTGCTTCACTCAAGAATTGAAATTGCAAACGCAATACTCAGGAGGTCTCAGATCTCGGAAGAAGACATAAAGAAATTTCTGGAATCATCCTCAACTATTTCCGATCCTTACAAGAAAAGGGGGGCTGTCAGGGTCTGGTGCAGGAACTACGGGGTAGCTGAACTTGATGAGAGGATCTATGAAGCAGTTCTCTCCAACAATGATACTACCGTGATTTCTAAGGAGATACTCTCCCTGATCAATGAAAGCAACCAGAAAGTGGATCTTGTAGCAATAGGTCAGGCGAGAGATTATTACAAATACGAGGAAGATCTGTTCAAGCTTAACCGGGATCTTCTACAGGCAGAATCTGAGAACAATAGGGAGAAAGTCGACACCGTGCAGGCTAAGATCCAGGACCTTAAGAAGTCGGTGGGATCTGAATTCTTCAGTTACAAGTTCCTGAGGCGATTTCTCAAAAGAAAATATGAAAGGCCATTTCAATTGGCTGCCAGAAACAGAGCAATTGAAATGCTTGAAATGGTCAATATCCCGGAGCCGGAAAGGACACTGGACTCATTCCCGCACGAACTGAGCGGAGGTATGCAACAGAGAGCAATGATAGCCATGTCTCTGGCCACAAACCCAAAAATGCTTATTGCGGATGAGCCCACAACTGCTCTTGATGTAACAACTCAAGCGCAGATACTTGATCTTATAAAAGATTTGAAAAATGTCACAGGATCATCCATTCTGTTCATCACCCACGATCTTGCAGTAATAGCTGAGATGTGCGATCGTGTTGGTGTGATGTACGGCGGCAACCTCGTAGAAGAAGCTTCAGTGAATGATATATTCTTCAATCCAAAGCATCCTTATACAACAGGCCTTCTTTCATCTATCCCGAGGGAATTCGGAAAGGAAAGGCGAAACATGAAGCTGAGCACCATACCAGGAAGCGTACCGAATCTGATTACACCACCTTCCGGCTGCAGGTTCCATCCAAGATGCAAATTTGCAATGGATGTCTGCAAAGAGAAAAAACCAAAGCTAGTGGAATTAGAGGCCGGCCATAAGGTAGCTTGCTTCCTTTATTCAAGTGAAGTGGAGGAGAATGCATGA